DNA from Chiloscyllium punctatum isolate Juve2018m chromosome 28, sChiPun1.3, whole genome shotgun sequence:
TATTCTTGTAATTCTGTCTGACCTATGTCAGTGTTATTCAGAAAAATTATCTGACCTGTGTGCATTAGTGAACAAGTATTACATTGTAACAatgccctgtgtgtgagagacaactCTTGGTAGAAATATTGTTACAACCTCTGAaatgcgtgtatgtgagagatagagaattaTACACAGATACAACAAACCAGCCttggtgtgtatatgtgtgtcagacagagagaaagagagagagagagagagaagtatgATTGCTATATCTTTGTTTGAGGAAGAGTTTGGGAACACAATCATGATCTGTGTGTCCGAGAGAGAATTATTGATATAATCTCTGATGTATGTaaatttgtgtgagagagaattacTAATATTAATATCACAGTGAGCATTTTACGCTTTGGGATGGGGAGGGGTGcagaggggaaggtgggagaagggcaagagggagtgagagagatggagagagcgaATTTATCACATACATAAAACCcctgtgtgactgtgtctgtgcgagagacaGAGCTTTAGTTACATAGAcctgtgtgcatgagagacagagaggaagagagagaaagattgatGTAAATAACCTTATGACCTGGGTGCGTCTGTGAGTGAGACAACTATGAATGAAACTGACTGGTGTGTGCAAAAGAGAATTATTGATACAATCTCTGAATTGCCTGTGTTTGCGAGAAAGAGAACACTTGCTGGAATGTGTGGGATGATTATTGATATTATCTCAGATCTATCCatttttgtgtgagagagaattaaTAATGGAAGTAACACTTTGACCtacgtgtgtctgagagagacagaATTACTAAAATATAGATAACTTGTTTGTGTGAAGGTAGATTATTGTTATAATCTCTCACCCGTGTGTGTtttatgtgtgagtgagagagagggagagagaaaattaTTAAAGGAACTCTAACTTGTAAATGCGACAGAGAATTTTTGGTAGAATCTCTGACCTACATATGTAGGGCATTAGAAATATTAATTTATCACTGACCTGTGAATGTATGAGACCGAATTTCTGATATGATGTCTAACCTGCATGTGTATGTATTGTGTGTGGACATTTACACGTGCGCACACATATGTGCATGTTcatctgtgtgtgcatgagagagtgaaagggacagagggagaaagagagagagaaagacaaagagATAGATTTAGAAAATAACGCGCTGACCTGTGTCTGTCTGCATGAGAGGGAATTATTAATGGAACACTGACCGGTAAGTGTGAGAGAATTACTGATATAATCCCTgacctgtgtgtgtgaatgacaGAGCGTTTTAAAGAGCAATAATAATTAGTAATAAATACATAGCACTCGGATGCTGGGTATTCTGGTGAGAGAATGAATTATTAATATAACATTGATGAGTGTGtcacacagagggggagaggaagagagcaTCCTTGACGTAAATGACATTCcgatctgtgtgtgcctgtgagacAGACAGAATTATGGCAAGAACACCAAACTGTACGTGTGAGAGAGCATTGTACTCTATCTGTCCCGTGTGTGTGAATGCGATCAAAATACTAATACATGTAAAATGTCCTAACCTGTCAGATTATGTGAGAGAATTATTGATATAAACCATACTTTAACCTTCGTGATTGAGCGAGTGAGAGAATTGTTATACAATACTGACCTGTTGTGTCAGTTCGATTTATTGTGAAATATGTTAAATCATGATTTAGCGAAATTTGGAGAACTGAATCGACACTGAAGGAATCAAAATGAAATTAATCTGAATGATAAAGAGAGACAAAACAGAATCACTTACTGCGAACATTCAGGGTGGTCCCACCTCCGAAGATGAATCACAGAGGGTCGTTCCAATGCTGTGGCTCACCAAGAACCAAAATAAGAGCTGGTGTGGGGtgaacagaggaaaaaaaaaagtATTAGTAATTTGTGCTTTTCCACATTGCGCCTTTCTCGGCGAGAGGAGGGGCATGTGGGTCAGACTGAATCATAGATGAGGGAGCGTTTCAGTAATCCCTGTCATCCAGAGGACCCTGACAGTGCCGGGTTTGATCCAGAGACGAACATCTCTGGAGATCTGACAGAAACCCCTCAAATTTCAGCTGGGCTCTACACGCAACTACACAGAAAGATATTGCTGGAGGCGGTGACTTGTCTTCAGGTAGTGAAGTTTCAGATGCTGTTGTAAATTTGAGCGGTTCTGCAAGCTGGATTATTGTACTGGCCTGTCTCACTGTGGTAACCAGCTGAGCTATCCCACACAGCACAGTAATAGACGGCAGAGTCACCGGAGACCAGATTTCCGATGGTTAGGATGTAagtgttactgagggagagtcgAGAAGGTTGGAAACGGTTAGTGAAGCCAGTGCCCCTGAAAATGTCATTGTCGTTCTCATGCCTGATCACCCAGACCGGGGCTTCTCCGGGACTCTGTCGGTACCAGAGCACATCGTAGCTGTCTATATTACCGTTCTGCATCACACACTTCAACTGGGTGGTCTGACCGGCggagagtgggtcagacactggACTCTGATTGAGGACAGGAACAGCCAAAGTACCTACAATTAAAGGAACAGTATAAGCACATTGAGAGGCGTTGCCAGCGGGTGTGAAACAAAACGGTCAGACATTAATCCAGAGCAATTTCTGACCTGTTACATGGAGCAGCAggacacacagcagacacagtgTCGGAAACATTTCTGCTGGAGAATGCGCGGAAACAGTCAGCTGACGTGGCTGTTTCCTTTAAGCGAGGTGTTTGTTCTGAACTCCCGGGAGACCCTTCGCACCCAGTGTCAGTATATCGGAGTCGGCTCTCCCACCTCTATTTATTCAGTGCAATGCAAATGAAGGGGCAGAGACCAGGCAAATCGACACTTCGGGTTTTCACCGATCTATTTCTGGCTTCTCACATCATTGCCCATCATCTGAACTTTAGGGTTTATGGTGTTTAACATGCGATTGGATTTAGCTCTCCTAGGAACATAGTAAATAAGTGCAGATGTAGGttattcagctcatcgagtctactctgccattcagtaagatcatgttCAAACATTCAAATCAGTCCCCTGTTTCattttctccctcaatacctttgatccctttagcttgAACAGCTATATCCTCTCCTCCTGAAAACATGGACTTCTAAAAGAAAATTTacactcctcctttctttctctgAGCTTCCATGGTGTCACAAAGTCACAGAAGCTATCGCACAGAAAGAAGCTATTTGGCCCAATCCATTCATGCCAACACGGTTCATAGACTTAAAGTAAGGAGCAGGATGTTTCAGGAACATTGAGGATAGCTGTTTCATCCACAGGGTGTTGGGTGTGAGGAACACACTGCCTGGAAGGGTGGTAGAGGGTGAAATGGAATTGGAATAGTTAGGGGATCATTTTTGATCAGGGCAGACTTGTCGAGCTGAACGGCATTTTTCTGTGTTGGAGACCTTTATGACTGAGCCATTAAGTTTTGACTGACCTTTCCAATTATTTTCAAAATATTAATTATATCCCTTCcaaaaaaaatgtattcacagAACAGCTTTGAGTCAGCATCCTTGGTAGAGGAGATGCACTGCTGGCCTTTATATTGCAATGATTTTTAATCTGGGATGTTGCAACCATCAGTTAAGAGAGCTCACAGAATGAGGAACTGAATTGCGAAACTCTACGGGAGAGTAATGTTGAGGTGAATGGGAAGTCTGAAACGGGATGCAGTCTGCGTAAGGAATCAGGGAAGGAAGTGGTAAATGTATAttgatgtgggaaaatgtggaaTTATACGCTTAGGTTGGCGGAATAGAAACATAGGATATTTCTGAAGGGCTGGGATAGCGAGCAGCTAATTTggggactgagatgaagagacatTCTTTCGCTCAGAGCCTGGTGAATCTATTGCATTCCCCATGCCTATGGGATGCTCTAATGGGCAGAAATTAGTGCTCTAAGTGCTTTGAGGGATATGGGATAGGAAAGTGCAGTTGTGAAGTAATCATCCTTCATTGTAATGATGGCAGGGAACggtcgaagggccgaatggcctcctattCCTTAAATTGTGTCTTCGGTTTTATTTTAAGACTTGTTGCTTTGAAAGATGCTATACAGCATCAACCCTTTAGCAGTCTGGTTAAAGCCATCTCAATGATGCTTCACAGAGTTGAACAGCCGGTTTCAAGGCTGCCTCTGCATCTGAGTTCAATGCGGTGCACAACCTCGATCTGGGGTGACCTGGATGGCATTTCAAGTGCCTCAATTTAGCTCCCGAGAGGCAAAGCTATGTTGTTTTTGGCCTGTTTATTGGAGGGGCTGCAGGTGGTGTGGTCACTCGCTccagatggaggggaaggggtggGTCATGTCGGTGGAGGAACTGAAACCACTCTGATCACTGAGCgattagcagcagcagcagcagccaccAGTCCTAAAACATCAGAAAGGCGGCCGTCGCTTCACCCACGAGTTGGAGGGCAAATGCAGAGACTCTGTCAAACCCTCACCTTCTCAGAAATGTCACACATTTGCACAAACCAGACTATGATAGACCGGGTCACTCGAAATAATCAAAGTGGACCCCTGCTTTTCATCCTCTTGGCTCTCACAGTCTCCAGTTCACCTGACTAACACCAGCTTTCAGTCAATCAGCACGTATACCGCTCCCTATCCCTTTAACACCTTCCATCTTCTGCacacctccttatctctgtaacattctccaacTCCTGCACGCCTCCCTATATCTGTTGCCTTATCAGCCAATACacattttcctctctctgtcacctcacaaGCACTTCTACCCATTCGGCTTTCTGTAGCCACCTCAAGCCCTGGCACCCCTCGCTATCTCTATAAACACCTCCAGCCACTAGATTCTCATTTATCCCTATCACCTCCTCAAGTTCCTGTGCTCATCCACAcctctgttacctcctccagGCCCTGCATGCCTGAATATCTCTAAAACCTTCGTCAGGCCCTTTGTGTCTCCCTAACTCCAGAAACACCTCTCACCCCTGAACCCCTCCCCGTCCCTGTAAATTACTCCAGACCCTACACCACTCCCTATGTCTGTAATAGTTCCAGCCTATACATCTCACTCTATCACGGTGTGGTCCTCCAACCATTCCTATCTCAGTAATATTCTTCAGCACCTGAAACGCTTTCTATCTCTTTTCCCTCATCCAGCCCTTCAGTGTCACCCTATCTCGATACTCTGCTTCAGTTTTCCATTCCTTTCCCAgtctcttccacttcctccagaccctCGATTCCTCACTAATTTTATCACTGCCCAGACCCTTGCCTTTCGCAGTGACCACCCCGCGTCCCTAAACGCCTCCCTTCTTTTTGCACTAGCCCCTACAACCCTCCATATCCGTACAATCCACTCCACGCACAACACTCCTCCGTCTCTCTAACATCCTCTGAACACTAtaccatttcctatctctgttatctcATACAGACTCAATACTGTCCTTATTTCAGTAACCAGCCAATGTCACTACACCCTCCCTTATCTCtgccacctgctgcagaccctaGTCCCTTGTATAtttctgtaaactcctccagtcGTTAAATCCCTCCTTATCGCTGTCGCCTCCTGAAGCACCTGTAACTGTTCTTCTCCCTGTGACCTTCTCAAGTTCATACATCTCTCCATATCTCTGCAACGTACAGGAGTCCCTACATTCCTCCGTATCCCTATTAGATCCCCAAGTCCCTATACCACACTTTCGCTCTGTTACTTTCTCCAGACCCTACGTGCCTCAATATCTCTGCGACTTCATCCAGACGTTGCGTtcttcattattttaaaacaaaatctccaGTGCCTGCCCCAATCCCTATCTGTGTACCCACCTCCGCCCCCAATACGGTTCCCTAGATATATCCAATCGCCCCCATACACCTCCCTAGCTCTGTTAGTAATTGCAACTGCATCACCATTCtcaatctctgtcacctcccccagtTGCTGCACCCATCTCTATCTACTGGCAGACCTCTAGTTCCTACATACCTTCTCAACTCTGTCACCTCCTTCAGCTTTGATATCCTACCATACCTCCATACACTCCTCGACTTTGTATACCCTTCTCTATATCTGACATCTCCTCCAGCCCCGAGTTCCTTCATATTGCTGTCAATCGCTCCAGCACTTACACACCTCCCAATCACGTTGAGTGCCTAAGGTTTTCATAACCGTCCCTTGTTATCTCTATTAGCCCGTAAAACCTCTGTATCTCTGCATAACACTCCTGCCCATCTCTATAAAATCCTTCAGACACTACGCCACTCCCTACCTCGTCCAACTCCCACTGACCTAACACCTCTCCTTATTTCTTGAATCAAATCCAGATCCtttatccctccctatctccgtcacaCTTTCCAAACTCAATGCCTCTCCCTACCTCTGGAACTAACTCCAACTCTGAATACCTCCCCATccgtgtaacctcctccagctcctatACCCCCTAGGTAACTATTTCATATCCTCCATCCTCTGCACGTCTCTTCCCCATTGTCGCTACATTCTCCCAATCTCTCTtacctccaacccctacaccacTTTTCATCAAGCCCTTGCGCCTATCCATATCTaactcctccagccccaacaaattttcctctctctgtaaacccTTCCAGCAGAAAAGCATCTACCTATTACTGTAGTCTTCTCCAGGGCCTTATTATCACTCTATCTCTAAGCCCTCCTGCAGTCCTGTCACCCCTCCCTAACACTGAAACGTCTTTAAAGCCCTACACGCCCCCTTACCACTGTAACCTGCTCTAGCTCagactaactctctctctcaacatctCTAGTCACAACACGTTCCCTAAATGTATAAACTCCTCCAGCCACTACATCGAATAAGGCATTGGATTTTGGtcaggcaaatcaggacagagaTTTGCAGTTTGTGGGAAACCCTGGGGAGTGCTGTTAAATAAAGAGACCTGAGGGGACAggtgcacagatccttgaaagtggagtcgcatgtagacaTGGTGGTGAAGAAGGCCTCTGGCAGGCCTGCTTTCATGATTAGtggattgagtataggagttgggagctcacgttgcagctgtacatgacattgattgggccacttttagaataatgTGTTGAAGTCTGCCACATGaatgatgttgttaaatttgaaagagttcagaaaaaaaaaccacAAGTATGTTGCCGGGGTGAAGGCTTTGAGCtggatggagaggctgaatagactggggcaatTGAAACTACAGCATGGGAGGCAGAgaggtcatacagtcatagagatgtacagcacggacacagacccttcggtccaacccgtccatgccgaccagatatcccaacccaatctagtcccacctggccagcacccggcccatttccatccaaacccttcctattcatttacccatccagatgccttttaaattttgcaattgttctagcctccaccacttcttctggcagcttgttGAGTTTTAGAAAATCATGAAAAGTATGGGTCAAGTGAATAGCTAAGACGTTTTTCCCGGGAGAGGGTAGTCCAAACCTCGGGGGCATAGCTTTGTGGTGAAAggagaagatttaaaagtgaactgaggagcaacattttcacacagagggtagtgtgcgCATGCAATAAACTGTCAGAACAAGTTgcagaggtgggtacaattacaatacttaCATGGAATTtcaatgggtacatgaataagaatggtttagagggatatgggccaaattctggcaaataggactagattaaatCAGCAGATCTGTATGATTTGGACGAACCGGTCTGTATCCGGTTAGCATAACTCCATGAGtctatctctgtacccccctccagCCTCAAAACTCTTCACTGTCTCTAAAACCTTTCCCAGCCCCTACATCCTCTCTTTATATGTAACTTCCTCCAACACCTGCGCACTCTGCTTATCCGTACCATCATCCAGCACCTACAGTCTTTCTGATCTCTGAACCCTTTTCTCCAGTTCCGACATCGCTCCATGTCTCTGTGAGCTTTTGTAGCTCCTACACTGCTCTGTATGCCTGCAACCTCTTGCAGACTCTCCATCTCTTTTACCTCCTCTCGCCCCTTCGTCCCTCAGTACCTCTTTCACCTCCCCAAGACCATGCACCCTTCCCGATTGACGCACTCTACTCCAGTCTTGAAGACGTCATGACTTGATGGAAAGTGTTTTTGAAGAACCCTTGAAAAGCTCAGGAGAAATCATGTTTGTGTTTTCGCTTCTCGAATGAATGACCTCTTGCTAAAGCATCTGCGTCTGTTGAAGGAGATTGAAACGTGTAACGCTACTTTCGTGAGGGGTTTGTGAGCGAAGAGGTTAAAGGCGAAATTTAAACTGAAGCCCCTCATCCCTGGTCCCAGTCTAGTCAATCACCCTCCGTGCCCTTGACAGGGGCTATACTTATTAGACCCCAATTACTTTTGCAACTGAAAAAAAAGAACATCTAAAATCAGTATTGGTCAGATGCTGTCAGCTGCACTTCCTTTGTCTCCCTCTGATTTTCAGTTCCACTTGCAGTCCTTAAAGAAGTAATGCCTGATGAGTTGCAGGCTGCTCACTCAAAACAAGTGAGATAGTTGCGTTcagatagcacctttcacaacctcagcatGTAATCAAGTAATTACTTTTAGTAGTGTGCTCACTTTGTGATGTCGCTAAAATGGCCCCCTATTTGTGCACACCAAGCTTTCATAAGCTCAATACTTTTTCTGCATTATGTTTTCAGGAGATGTGGACGCTGCTCTCTGGGTAACATGTTATTATCTAATGTTATCTCCCCCTTGAGACCACGGTTATGAGCCAACTTCTTGAAATGCCACAGCCCCTGGTTGGTGCAGGGACACTCACAGTGCAGTTAGCGAtataattccaggattttgacacagatgcactgaaggaatggcgaatAGACTTCCAAGTTAGAAtcgtggcttggaggggaacttgcaagtagtGAGTAGTGTTGCTCACATGTCGTCTTGGTGAGGAGAGGCTGTAGGTTTAGAAGATGCTGTCTCGGGAGCCTTGAAAAGTTGCTGAGGTTTGTCTTGTGGATGGTATTGACTGCTGCTATTGTGCATCGGTGGCGGAGGGAATGGATACTTGCAGATGCAGTGACAATCAAGCCctctgctttatcctggatgatcCTGAACTGATGTGCAGTTGGACTGCACCCAGCAAGGCAAAtagggaatattccatcatattcctgacttgtgccttgttgaatTTGGTAAGTCTTTGGCGAGCTGTGAGGTGAGTCACTCGCTGCAGAGTTCACAGCTTCTGACCTTCTCTTGAAATGCCCTAATTATGTGGCTGATCCTGTTTAGTATCTGAGCAGCATGATTTCCCCACAATCTACCCCAACCCAACTCATTGCAATGATTGTGTTGGGTTAGAAGATTAAATACTTCAAGAAATATAGATGTGGTTTGAGGGTGTTTCGACGCAACTCAGCCTCACTCTTTGATTGCAGGGGCGAAGAGGTTTGAGGGGATGAACAGACGCCTCCTATTCAGATGGATTCGATCATGATGAATGGTATGGCCTTAAGGGATCAAATGAACAGGGGACCTGGGAGTTCAGATGCACAGTTCTCTGATTGCTCATCTTCCACCAATACAGCGCCCCAATCGGCCTATCCTCACCCTTACTTCCATCACCCAGCAGCTAAACCTTAATCATTTTtaatcatttttatttaaaatcTCTTATCAATGTCGTTTTGgaactgtgaactgtgagctAAAGTTAACTTTTAGACTCTGAGTACCAGCTTGTGTTGAAAGTAAAAAAAGACCAAACAAGCTTTTGCTTATTTGTGAAGCCAGGTTCCTGATCAAATGACTCTGAAGTTGCTTCGTAAACAGGGAAGAGATTTGTGCTTAAGTAGAGGGCAGAGATTTCCCATTAATGATGTTCATACCTGGTAATTGGTTCCAGCAAGTCTGGAAAAGACCTTCTTCTCAAGCAGATGGTATATGTTGGGACCTCGTGGAGGAGATGCTCATGCGTTCAGAGTGTGGTAAGAGTTTCAATTTTAGACTGTGTTTTCTATGAACAAAAGGAATTTTGCTTTTGATGTTACAGCAAGAGTGTTTGCAGGTTCCCTGTCTTACCTCTTTTATCAGATTTTGGAAATTCAGAGAATTTAAAACTAAGTCATAAATACTCCTGCATTTATCAGCGTTTACGAGAAAAGTGACCCTGATGGAATCTTCAGAAAATCGGTCAAGAAAACATTATCCTATGTCTGTGGAATATAACGTCATGAAAGCCAGTGAAGTCTTCTGGCGAGATTTGTTTTTATTGATTATGCCTGAACTGTTTTGTTTTGTCTGTCCGTCTTTTCTGGAAATGGGTATGAAAGCATAAGCTTTATCACATAGACCAATTCCTTTGGTATTCAATGTTGATCTACTGAAGTTTGTGCATTGTTAATAATTTCCTGGATCTTTTGTTTAAGATACCAGCTACAATTGAAAATTGCTTATTCATCACGTCTAAGATTCGCATTGAAAAACGGCTGGTTAGGATTCATTGGGGTCAATTTTGAGGACATTGCATGATTTTAATGTCATTGTTTTTGAATCCGCATGTACTAAGGGTAATTGGCTCTGTCCCCACGATGTAACACGTCATGGCAGGGAGAGAATCACTTCAGGTTGCGTTGTCATGGTGCCCACAGTTGAATAACATTACTATCCTGTGATTGGTCATGGGTGTGGGAaatgagagagtgcgtgtgcttGGAAGGAAAAGTGATGCAAAGGGGAGACGTACGTGCACATTTGAGTCAAAAAGATTGCAGTGGAGGATGTGGTGGGAGTAGAGCTTGATAGAGCTATCACTGTAATGGTAACGTACAGGCCCCACCAGGTAAAACCCCTCCGGAAGAAGCCAACTGAAGTATTCCTTCATTTTATTCACATGGTCGGTCCACAAGTAATTGATGTAGTATAGTGTACTTGCCACAGCAGTGGAAGTTCTGCCTGGGGGTTAAACTCAAACCAACTGCACTTCATTGAGGCCCCCCTCGATGTCCCTACGGCAGAGGAACAGCCAAAGAGCGAGGTTGAGGGGGACTCAGaagctaggagcaggaggaggctatttgACCATTCGATACTGCACCTATTTAATCTGACCATGGCCTCAACGTCAGATTCCCTCTTTCTCCCTTGATGCCTTcattatattttttttaaaaatgtcttttcaatggctgagggaggattagacagagagggagggtgtaTACCAAGGCTAACTAAAACAGAAGGGAACTGAGGGAAGGAAGAAACGCAGGAAGATCCAACTGATGGAATGCATTCCCGATCCCAGTTCATATTTTCCTAGAACTTTATCCAGCTGAGCTCAGCAGTCACCATCCATCCCTGAACGCCAATCGGAAATTTCAGAGGACAGCTCTGTGCCGCCCCTCCTACCCATAATTGTGCGGGTTTGCAGTCACAAGGAGGCCCAGACCAGAGTAAGAAAGGCGAAGTTATTCCCCCGTTAGTGAAAACCCAATGGTGAGTTATTTTCAAATGACACTCAACGATAGCTGTCACTCTGAATCAGATTAGACTCTAGAATTAATGATGAATATATTGATTAAAACTGTGGCGGGATTTAAACCAGTGTGGGCATGTTCAAAACTCCTTGACCTCGGCGTTGCtagtccagtgatattatcaGGAGGCCAACTCCAGCCCCCATTGTCAAATCAGGGACATTAATTTTCAGAAATGCATTGCACTGCTGGAGATACACCCCTACCCTCAGCTTCACGCTTTAATCTTGCACCCAACTGACAGTGCCTGGGTTTGAACTTCACTGCCGGGAACTGCCAGATGACACCTCTGATCGTGCTACACTCAGTCAGGCCCACATGGATCTGCCAACTACAATTTTAGAGGTCATGTCATGAGGGCAGTGACTAAGTCTGATGGCGAATTTAGGTGCAATGTACCTCGGTTTCGACAcatgggaaagaaagagagaggaaggtggTATCGGGCAGCAGCTTCTTAGTATGATCAAGCCAGGGAGGCATAGCGGGagaggaagtgtgagggagagatagtgagatgaggagGGTGCTAaactgagtgagagtgagagagggagtgattcggggaggagactgagagacagaaatGAAGGCCCAGATGCAGGAAAACAGGGAACGGAGTGAAATagtaagagagagaaaatgtgtgagagtgtgttagaactgggagagagtgagagacagataaAGGGAGAAATGGAGGGGGCGGGTTAAATAGCCTGAGTATGATTTCGCTGGAAGTTGAAGACTGAGAGGTGTTTATAGAcgcttgagagaatcctggactctttgcaagtctctttgcacttctatTGCAAGACTACATGTTGGagactggtgcaattgcaacatttaaaaggcatttggatgtgtatatgaatagg
Protein-coding regions in this window:
- the LOC140453826 gene encoding immunoglobulin lambda-1 light chain-like, producing MFPTLCLLCVLLLHVTGTLAVPVLNQSPVSDPLSAGQTTQLKCVMQNGNIDSYDVLWYRQSPGEAPVWVIRHENDNDIFRGTGFTNRFQPSRLSLSNTYILTIGNLVSGDSAVYYCAVWDSSAGYFIFGGGTTLNVRSSDDRKPSVLLLPPSPDQIDMGSATLSCLVSHFKPGFVQVLWSVDGKETDSGVTTSAVSPDSDQSYSLSSYLTVSATDWKKGSRYSCSVRHGSLNSPLLNTISPSDC